The following nucleotide sequence is from Streptomyces sp. NBC_00239.
TCTCCGTCGCGTCTCATGCGAGACAAGATCGGCCGCTTCATTCCTGCGGGAATCGTCGAGGGAATCAAGGCGGGATCGTCCGCCGTCGACCGGACGATGCGCAACCTCGTATCCGTACCGGCCCGCCCGCAGTTCGCCACCGCCGGCGCGTCCGGCAACGGCACCGCCACGGCGGGCGGTTGGGGGCCGAGCGTCCATATCGAGAACTGGCACGGCGGCGAGCAGAGCCCCGAGCAGAACGCGACCGCGCTCGCGTGGCACATGAAGGCAAGGGGGTGATCCATGGCCCCCGGTGATCGCGTCGCCCGCGCCGGACACGTCCAGTTCGGCGACCTGCTGCTCGGCCCGACCACCCCGTACGGGTGGGAGTCGCTCACCGGGTGGGAGGACTCCCCGGGCATCGACTCGGGGACGGTTCCCCGGTCGGACGGGCACGGCGCCTATCCCGGCCGGCTGCTCGCGCAGGTCCGGACGATCACCCTCGACGGGGTGGCGATCCGGAGCGAGCCCGGTCGGATGGGCGCCGCCGTCCGCGAGCTGTCGACGGCGACCGCGCTCCGCGACGACGAGCTGCCGCTCGTGATCCAGCTCGACGACTCCCCGCCCCTGCTCTCGTGGGCGCGGTGCATCCGCCGGGCCGTCCCCGTCGGGGCGGGCGGGTACGCGATCGGGCTCGTGACCGGGGCGGCGATTCAGTGGGAGGCCACCGACCCGCGCCGGTACAGCGTGATCGAGCAGCAGGTCGCGACGAGCCTTCCCGCGCCCGAGCCGGGCCTCGAATGGGGGATGCCCCCGGGGCCCGAGCGGCTGACCTACCCGCTTCGCTTCGGCGCCCCGGGCAGCACCGGAACCGTCATCGCCGTAAACGACGGCGACGCCCCCTCACACCCCGTGATCACCTTTCGCGGGCCGGTCTCCCTCCCGTCCGTGACCAACGTCCGCACGGGCGAGGTGATCGAGTACGACATCGACCTCGCCGCCGACGACGAGCTGCTCGTCGACACCCGAGAGGGAACAGTCACGCTCAACCGGTCCGCCTCGCGCCTCTACACCGCGACGGCCCGCAGCGTGCCCGAGCAGTCCCTCGACCTCGACCCGGGGCCGACGTCGCTGCTCTTCCGCGCGGCCCCGGGCTCCACCGACCCCCGCGCTGCGGCGTCGATCCGTTGGCGCTCCGCCTTTTGGTAAGGAGGACCCTCCCTTGACCGTGCGTACCGGATGGCTGCTCCCCAACGGCCAGACCCGCGAGGACACCCGACTGTCCCCCCTCGGCGCCATGGCTCCCGAGACGGCGATGACCACCCGCGACGGCGTGATCGCCGGCGGAACCGCGCTGAACGCGACCGGCGCCGGCGCCATGCAGGTGCAGATCGCGGTCGGCCGTGCCGTGGTGCAGGGGACCGAGCCGCAAGGCTCGTATCCCGTGGTGGTCACCGCTCCGGAAACCCTCACCGTCGCCGACGGAAACGCCGCGAACGCGCGCATCGACTCCGTGGTGCTGCGGGTGTACGACGAGCTGTACGACACCAGCGGGCAGACCCTCGCCCGGATCGAGCTCGTGCAAGGCGCCGCGAACGCGAGCCCGAACCCGCCCACCCTGCCCCCGGCCGCACTCAGGCTGTGGGACATCACTGTTCCCGCCGGAGTGTCCGCCGGAACCGGCGGCATCACGTGGGCGAGCGCCCTCGCCGACCGCCGCCGTTTCACCGCCGCCTATGGCGGGATCATCCCCCGAGGGTGGGGGCTGAGCTTCAACGGTGCCTATCCGGGCCAGTACCGGGACAACGGCTCTGGTCTCGACCGGTGGGACGGCACCGCATGGCAGACCCTCGATCCCGTCATCGGGTGGACTGCCCCCGCCCTCGCCGCCGGCTACACCAACGGCGGCAACTCTCAGGGGACGCTGCGGTACCGGCGGATCTTGCTCGGCGGCGTCCTCCACCTGCAATGGCGCGGCGGCGTCTCATGGACGACCAACGCCACCCCACCGGCCAGTGGACAGCCCCTCGCCGCGCCGCTCCCCGCCGCCGCACGCCCCGCGCTGCACACCTCGGCGTCGATCGCGGCCGGCGGCGTACCGATCAAGGTCGACTGCCAGACCAACGGGCATTTGAAGTTCATCGGTAGCCCGTCCCTGACCACGTGGGCCGCGTTGAGCGGGTTGATCTACCCGCTCGACGCGTGAGGGGGTGAGGGTTGATCGCCCCCATATACCGGGTGCTGCTGTGCGACCTGCGGTCCGACCAGGTGCTCGACGTCCTGCCGATCACCGACGTGTCGCTCGACGACTACATAGGCAAGATCGGCAGCGCCTCGGCAACGATCCCCCTCCCGAACCGCGCGGTCGCCGCGCGCGCCCGCGCCGCCGTCGAGCCGGGCCGTACCGCGATGTGGATCGAGCGCGGCTCGGAAATCTGGTGGGGCGGCGTCCTGTGGACCGCCAACCTGACCAGCAACGCGCGCGGATTCCTCAGCCTCCAAGTACAGGCTGGCGGGTGGGCGTCCTACCTCGATCACCGCGCGATCCTCCACACGCAGCAGGCGGTGCAGGTCGACCAGTACGACATCGTCCGAGGTCTGATCGACTACTCGGCCAGTCTCCCCGGCGGCGACATCGGCATCGAGACCGACGCCGAGCAGCTCTCGGGAGTCCTACGAGACCGCACCTTTCGCCGCTACGACGTCCCCCGCATCCGTGAGGTGATCGACCAACTCGCCGCCACCGAAGGCGGGTTCGAGTGGCGCATCATGTCGTACCGCGAGCCGACCAGCGGCCGACGGGTCAAGCGCTTGCAGCTCGGCGCCCCGGTCATCCGCACCGGCGCGAGCGAGGTCGTCCTCGACCACCCCGGCCCGCTCCTCTCCTACGGGTGGCCCATCGACGCCACCGTGCAGGCCAACGTCTGGCAGAGCCGCGGCGCGTCCGACAACAAGAACCAGACGGCGGAGTCGCTCCCCCTGATGAGCGAGCTGCTCGTCGCCGACGAACAGCTCGGCGCCGGATGGCCCCGGCTGGACGGCACCTCGGACTACTCCACCGTGACCGAGCAGCCCACCCTCGACGCGCACGCACGCGCCGACCTGGCCGCCGCCCTGCGCCCGCAGACGATCCCCGAGGTGACCGTCGCGCTCGACCGCACCCCCTTGTCGCCGGCCCTGCTCGGCGCCACCGTCCGCGTGCGCATCCGTGACGACTGGTGGACCGAGGGACTCGACCACCGGTACCGCGTCGTCGGCCTCGCCATCAGTCCACCCCTACGCGGCCGACCCGAGACCGCGAAACTCTTCCTGGAGGCCGCCTGATGGCAGCGATCCCCCTTGACCTGCTCGACCGTATCCGCGAGCTCGAACGGCGGGTGCGCGAGCTCGCCGGCCGCGCCAACATCCGCCCCGCCCTCGACCAGATCCTGCACGGCGACATCACCATCGGCGAGGGCGGACAGCTCATCGCCCAGACACCCGAGGGCATCGCGACCTTCAAGGTCGGCCAGACGCCCCAAGGTGACTGGGGCGTTTTCATCCGTCGTGCCACCGGAACGCGAGCCCTCACGGTCGGCGACGACGTCCTCGCAGAGGATCAGATGATCCGCATTTGGAGCCGTGACAAGGAACGGCCGACCCCGATCCTGATGGATGACGCGTTCAGCGACCGTTTTCTCGGCCGCCCCATGCTGCCCCTACAACTTCACCCCACCCAACGGCAGAACACATCCGACACCAGCTTTCAACCGGCGTGGTGGGGGTCAGGTCCGGCAACCCACGCGGTCGCCGAGATCGAGCTGCACACCTACGCCAACGCCGGGGGCGGGCAGGTCAGGGTCACCATGCGGCCCGAGGGCGGGAGCGCGATCACGGTCGCCGAGTACGACTGTCCGGCCGGCACGTGGACCAACAAGTTCATCACGCAGCCCATGCACGACGTCGAGTTTTTGCAGTGGGTCGAGTGGATGGTCGAGCACCGCAACGTTCAAGCGGGCCGCGACGTCGAGACCCGGCTCTACTCGGCTCTTTACCGCCACACCTATACCCCCGACGAGGCCCCGCGCGTGCCGACCCGCCCCCCGACGGCCACCGCCACCGCACAGCGGGGAACGGGTCCTGCGGCGAGCGAGACGTCGGCCGAACCCAAGCGGCCTGACTCCGTGCGCGCCCCATCAGGGCTGCGCACGGTCGAAGACTAAGGAGGGCCCCGCACTGCTGCCCCCGTCCATACCCACCGTGACCGTGCGCGGTCGCTACCTCGCCCCCGACGGCACTCCGCTGTCGGGGGCGGTTGTCTTCCGCGCTCCCGCTCAGCTCACCTTCCCCGCCGCCGACGTGATCCTCGGCGGACCGGTGAGCGCCGTTCTCGACGCGCAGGGCTCGATCGAGGTCACCCTGCCCGCCACCGACTCGCCCGCCATGGACCCGACCGGGTGGGCGTACATCGTGACCGAGCAGCTCTCAGGAATCCCCGTGGGCCGCTCGTACAACATCGTCCTACCCAAGGCGCTGCCCGAGGTCGCCCTCGCCGACATCGCCCCGACCGACCCCGCGAAGCCCAACTACGTGGGCGTGCCGGGGCCTCAGGGAGACGTCGGCCCGACCGGCGCCCCCGGATCGCGGATCTACAGCGGCACCGCCGCGCCGACTGCCGGTCTCGGTGTCGACGGCGACGTCTACGTGCGGTACGAGACCACCACGTTCCTGAACGTGACCAGCACGACCGTATCGACGTGGCAACGAACGGCCGGTGTGTGGGCGCAGCTTGGCGGCGACGTCCGGGGCGCCGCTTGGTACCTCAACAACACGACGACCCCCAGCACCTCGACGCGCCCCGGCGACCTGCTGCTGCGCACCGACACGGGCGACATCTGGCAGCGCACCGGAAGCGGGTGGGGAACGGCGGTCGGCAACCTTCGCGGGCCGAAGGGAGACCGAGGCGACGCCGGCCCGACCGGACCGGGCGGCGTCGTCCAGTCCGTCAACGGCAAGGCCACCGCCGCCGTGACCCTGTCCGCCGCCGACGTCGGGGCCGTCCCCGCGACGGGTCCCGCAGTCGTCACGCTGCCCGCCGGATCGTCCGAGCTGCCGTTCACGGTCAAGGCCGAGGACAAGGCGACGAACCTTCTGGAGATCCGGGCGAGCGGGTCCATCCGGGTCCAGACCGGAAACGTCTACCTCGACCGCAACCTGCGGATCGGCGACGCGACCGCCGACACAGGCGGGGGAAACGGCGTGATCGTCGTCAAGGACGCCGCCACCGTGCCGACCGCCGCCGCGGCCGGCGCCGCCATCCTCTACAGCGAGGGCGGCGTCGCCAAGGTCCGCCAGAGTGACGGCCAGGTCGTCACCGTGGGCGCGGGCGGGGGCGGTGCGGTCGCGTCCGTCAACGGCAAGACCGGCGTCGTATCGCTCGTCGCGGCCGATGTCGGCGCCCTCGATCAAACGGCAGCAGATATCCGGTACGCGCAGACCTCGGCCGCCGTCCTGCTCGCCGGAACGCAGACGATCAGCGGGTCGAAAACCTTCAGCAGCATTCCGTCGAGCTCGGCCGCGCCGACCACCGCGAACCATCTGACCCGCAAAAGCTACGTTGATGCACTCGGGGGCGGCGAGTGGTTGCCCAGCGATCACGGGCTGCTCACGTGGGCATTCGACCCCGCGCTCGGCGCATCAACCGCCCTCTACCCCGGCAGCGGCCCGATCCGGATCACGGCCGTGATCCTGCGCGTGCCCGTCACCGTCAACCGGATCGTCTGGTTCGCGACCGGCTACGCGGGCGGACTCACCACCGGATCGTGGGCAGCGCTCTACGACTCGGCCGGTACCCGCGTGGCCGCGACGGGCGACATGTCCACCGCCACGTACGAGCCGGCCGAGGTCCACACCGCCGGCGGGGCGACGATCAGCTCGCCCCTGACCGCGCCGTACGCGGCGCCCGCCGGCATCTACTACGTCGCCGCCCGGTGGCAGTACAACGTCGGCACGGGCGACGGGCCGATGCTCCTCGCCTCGGAAAGTGGCGCGGGCGCCCCACCCAACGCTTTCGGGCAGACCCCGGTGAAGCGCTTCGGCGTCTACACGACCGGCGCCGCCGCCGCCCCCGCGACCATCAACGTCGGCGCCATGGAGAACGGCGCTAACCGCTTCTGGGTCGCCCTGTCCTAACTCCCCCTTCGCCTCTCTTACGCCCCGTGCCTGTTGGCCGGGGCCTTTTTCATGTCTGGAGACACCCACCCATGGCAACCCCGTTCAGCCCCGATCGGCTCGTCGAGATCCTTCGAGCCGAGGGTGTGCGCGTCGTCGAGTACGGCCAGTGGCGCACCCACAACCGCAACCACAGGGGCAGCTTTGGCCCGATCAACGGCGTGATCATCCACCACACCGTGAGCTCGGGCACCGAGTCGTCGGTGCGGCTCTGCTACGACGGGTACGACGACCTGCCGGGCCCTCTCTGTCACGGAGTGATCGCCAAGGACGGCACCGTCTACCTGATCAGCTCGGGCCGCGCGAATCACGCGGGCGCGGGCGACGGCGACGTGCTCGCCGCCGTCACCGACGAGCGGGCGCTGCCCTCCCCCAACGACCGCAGCGCCGACGGCAACGTGCACTTCTACGGGTTCGAGTGCATCAACCTCGGCAACGGTCGCGACCCTTGGCCTGCCGAGCAGCTCGACGCGATCGAACGCGCCTCGGCGGCGATCTGCCGCGCGTACGGATGGAGCTCGGCGAGCGTCATCGGCCACAAGGAATGGACCTCTCAGAAGGTCGACCCCGTCGGATTCAGCATGGCGGACATGCGCGCCCGGATCGAGCGCCGCCTCGGCGGAAAGCCCGAGCAGCCCAAGCCGACCCCGCCGCCGGCGGCGCGCTTCGAGCCGTTCCCCGGCGTCGGCTGGTTCAAGGCGAACCCGCGCTCGCCGATCGTCACGGCGATGGGCCGCCGACTCGTCGCCGTCGGGTGCTCGGCGTACCGCCAGGGCCCCGGGCCGCAGTGGACCGAGTCCGACCGACAGAGCTACGCCCGGTGGCAGCGACAGCTCGGCTACTCCGGCGACGACGCCGACGGCTGGCCCGGCCCGACGTCATGGGCCGCGCTCAAGGTCCCCAAGGTCTGACACCCGCCCGCGCCCGCCCGCACCCGCGGGCGGGCGCCTCGCCCCACCCCCATTCGAAAAAGGAATCGCCCATGACTGACGCGTCGCGTCGCACCCTTCGCACCGTCGTTCAGACCGTGCTCGCCCTCGCCGCCGGTCTCCCGCTGATCATCGACGCCGCAGGCATCCCGCAGGCCGCCGCTGGCGTCGGCCTGGCCCTCGCCGTGGCGGGCGGCGTAACCCGGGTGATGGCCCTCCCGGTCGTCGAGAACCTGCTGCCCGGATGGCTGCGCAGCGCGCCGAGCGCCGACGACGAGCTGCTCGCCCTCGACCGCAGCCGGGACGGGCGCCCGTGACCGACCCGACCCCAAGCGACGTCGCCCTCGAACTCGAAAGGCTGCGGGCGACCGTCGAGACCGGGTTCGCCCGTCTCGACGGGGCGCTCGCCCTGCTCGTGCAACGGTCCGACCAACTCGACACCCGCCTCGCCGACCACGAGCAGCGCCTTGACTCCCTCGAAGGGAATCGGTGGCCACTCCCGAGCATCGGCGCCCTGGTCGGCCTCGCTGGTCTCCTCCTCGCCGTGCTTGCCCAACTCCGGTAGTTCGCCGCCTTGGCGCCGTGGCCGCCATCGTCATCCCGCACGGCTAAACACCAGTCCGCAACGCAGGGAGCCCCGCTCACGGCTGTGGCCGTGAGCGGGGCTCGCTTCGTCTTGTCAGATCAAGTCGTCAGGGGCGAACGACTCGCCTTCAATGTAATACTTGCGCGCGCTTTCTGAGGTCAGTGCCTTTGGGTACATCACGACATAGCCCGGCAGGACCATGATCCGCCAAGGGGATGGCAGTTGAGCGCTCACGAGATGGAAGAATTCATCGGCAGTCATCGCCGGCGTATCGAGAGTTACCTCGAAGTCGGAGTAGAACTCGACCTTGACCTTGTCTCGGTAATAGGCGTAGCGGAAGAGGTAGGGAAGATTCGTCTTCGCGATGTGAAGCAGGCTCTTTAGGTCAGACTTCCCGACGGGCAGCCCTTCTATCAGCCAATCCAGGCGTGCTGGGTACAGCTGGTCAAAATGGTCGGGCTCGAAGAAGGTTGTGTCCCGATTCTGCCCTGGATCATTAATCCCGAAGCCATTGTTATTCCAAGGCGCTTCCCCAGCGCCTTGATGCTTCTTGATCAATAGTTCTTCAGGGGTGATGGCGTTGAAATCTTCATCGACAGATAGTGCAGTGAACTTGATCTGGTCGAGTTCTGTATTCTCGCGACCTTCCAGCTTCGCCAAGTGTCTGGCCAGGCGCTGAGGCAGCGTCTTGTCCGCCTTGCCGATGTAAACCAACTTGTCGTGGCGGTAGAGCTGGTACACGCCCTTGCGTGGCGGAAGCTTCGCGATGTTGTCCCGCGTGAGGGGGGCCTTGATGAGGGCGGCGAGGTGTTCCGCGAGCTGATCGCCGAGTGCCTGGGTGATGCTGAGCTTGAACTCCGCGTAGTTGCCCAGGCCTGCCTGGTCGCCGAGCGTCATGAGTGACGGCCCCTTCCGTGAGTGATCGCTGTCACCTTAATGGGTGGCACTGGTGGCCATGTGGCGCGTCTTTCTTGAAGTGACCTGATGATCGTCAACTCCGCGGTATGCTTCGCACATGCCTGAGCTGCGAGAAGAACGCCATGAGGTGGGGACGTGTGTCGAGCTGTTCGCCGGCGGCGGGGGGCTCGCGATGGCTGTACACGCTGCGGGCTTCCGCCCGCTCCTGGTGAATGAGTACGCCAAGCGGGCGTGCGAGTCCTTGAAGAACAATCCGCCGGACCCCGACGAGCCGGAGAAGCGTTGGCCGCTCATCCCGGGTGACGTGCGTGACATCGACTTCACCGACCTCGTCACGGACGAGGTCGACGTCCTCGCCGGTGGACCGCCCTGCCAGCCGTTCAGCCTGGGGGGCGTCCACAAAGGCATGGAAGACGAGCGGAACATGTTCCCGCAAATGTTCCGCGCCATTCGCGAGATGAGACCGAAGGCGGTCATCTGCGAGAACGTGCGCGGGCTACTTCGACCGTCTTTCAAACCCTATTTCAAATACATCTTGAACGAAATGCGCCTGCCGTTCGTGCAGCGCGACAAGGATGATTCGACGTGGGAAGACCACAATGACATCCTTGAAAAGCTGATCGCCAACGACTCGGTTGAACTGTCGGAGCGATACGACGTCAAGGAGATGGAGGTCAACGCGGCTGACTACGGTGTTCCGCAGATTCGGAACCGAGTAATCATCGTCGCGTTCCGCGCCGACCTCGGCGTCGATTGGGAGGAGTTCATGCCCAAGGAGACGCACTCCGAGGAATCAATGATTCACTCCATGCGCGAAGGCGGACCCTACTGGACGGAACGGCACAAGAACGTGCCTGCCGATGTCCGCAAGCGTGTAATCGCGAACCTTCCGAAACTCGACTACGAGAACAAGAAGACCAAGGCAAAGCTGGAGCTTAAGCCGTGGCTCACCCTGCGTGACGCCATCGCGGGAATCGACGAGAACGAGGGCAAGCCGCTTCCGTACGTCACGGAAGCCGCTGTCAAGGACAAGCTCTCAGTGGGCGACATCGCCGACCACATTGGGTGGCCCGGAGCTCGAACCTACGCCGGGCACACCCCGAACGTGCTGGATCGGCCCGCGAAGACCGTAAAGGCGGGTGTGCATGGTGTGCCGGGCGGCGAGTCCGTCATGCAGCTCGACGACGTCAACTTCGTCAACGCCGGCGGCGGAAACGGATACCGATACATGACCGTGCGGGAGACCGCACGAGTCATGACGTTCCCGGACCGTTGGATTCTCGACGGGCCGCGGGGAGAGAAGATGCGGCAGTTGGGTAATGCCGTGCCCGTCAAGCTCGGGGCGGCCTTCTCAAAGGCTGTTGCCAACGCTCTCAAGTCGGTCGGGGCTCTGGAGGACCCGGAGAAGCGGAAGTGACTCAAGCCGCAGGCGATCAGCAGAGGCGTTGGAAGGATCAGATGCCTCCCGATCGGGCGTGGAAGCCGAGAGAGGGGATGAGCCGGGACGCCCGAGCGGCTGAGCAGGACCGTGCCGCTGGCGGCCGCCTCACCCGTGCGGTCGACATCGGCAAAGGCCGGTACGCGCGTGCGTCTGTCGCGCTGCGTCTCTACCGCAGCACCCGCCGCATCCGTGCCTACCTACGGTGGTCGCAGGAGGGCGAGACACACGAACGGTATGTCGGCGAGGTGGACGCCGCGACTCGCGCTGCGAACCTCGCGCAGGCATGGGAGATAGCTCATGCCGCCGGTTACGTGACGACCGAGACCGTTCCCCCCCAGTCGTGGGCGTCCTCCCCCGCTTCCCGTGCCGTCATGTCCGCCAATAAGGGACGAGACACAAAGCCCGAGAAGCTGTTGCGGTCCGTACTCCACAGACACGGACTGAGATACCGCGTGGGCGTCAGGCCGATTCCCGACCTGCGCCGGACCGCCGACGTAGTTTTCACCAAAGCTCGCGTGGCTGTCTTCGTCGATGGCTGCTACTGGCACGGCTGCCCGGAACACCACCGGCCCGCCAAAAAGGGTGCGGCGTTCTGGCAGGAGAAGATCGCCGGCAATCGAGCCCGGGATGCCGAGACCAACGAGGCGCTGCGGAAGGCCGGTTGGCTCGTCGTCCGGGTCTGGGAACACGAAGATCCGCAGCAAGCCGCGCAGCAGGTGATCGAGGCAGTGCGGTCGAGAGAAAAGGCACCGCTGAGCGTCGACGACCAAGGCTGACCCTCACCAGCTCTCAGCGCGCCCCGCTCTCCGACCCCGTGTCGGAAAGCGGGGCCTCTTGTTGTTGTCCTACGGTTTCCACCCGCCAGACCTCCACACCTGCGGCGCGCCATGGGTACCGTTCTGAGGTATGAGCCCCGACGGATGGAGAACGGATGCCTCGCCGACCGCTTGAACGCCGCCGTCGCCTCACCGCGAGGGGGGCGCGTTGATGTTGGAAGAAGCCGAGGAGATCGGCCGCCGCGCCCGTCGCGCACGGCTCCGTCTCGGGATGCCC
It contains:
- a CDS encoding phage distal tail protein; translated protein: MAPGDRVARAGHVQFGDLLLGPTTPYGWESLTGWEDSPGIDSGTVPRSDGHGAYPGRLLAQVRTITLDGVAIRSEPGRMGAAVRELSTATALRDDELPLVIQLDDSPPLLSWARCIRRAVPVGAGGYAIGLVTGAAIQWEATDPRRYSVIEQQVATSLPAPEPGLEWGMPPGPERLTYPLRFGAPGSTGTVIAVNDGDAPSHPVITFRGPVSLPSVTNVRTGEVIEYDIDLAADDELLVDTREGTVTLNRSASRLYTATARSVPEQSLDLDPGPTSLLFRAAPGSTDPRAAASIRWRSAFW
- a CDS encoding peptidoglycan-binding protein, translating into MATPFSPDRLVEILRAEGVRVVEYGQWRTHNRNHRGSFGPINGVIIHHTVSSGTESSVRLCYDGYDDLPGPLCHGVIAKDGTVYLISSGRANHAGAGDGDVLAAVTDERALPSPNDRSADGNVHFYGFECINLGNGRDPWPAEQLDAIERASAAICRAYGWSSASVIGHKEWTSQKVDPVGFSMADMRARIERRLGGKPEQPKPTPPPAARFEPFPGVGWFKANPRSPIVTAMGRRLVAVGCSAYRQGPGPQWTESDRQSYARWQRQLGYSGDDADGWPGPTSWAALKVPKV
- a CDS encoding GIY-YIG nuclease family protein; the encoded protein is MTLGDQAGLGNYAEFKLSITQALGDQLAEHLAALIKAPLTRDNIAKLPPRKGVYQLYRHDKLVYIGKADKTLPQRLARHLAKLEGRENTELDQIKFTALSVDEDFNAITPEELLIKKHQGAGEAPWNNNGFGINDPGQNRDTTFFEPDHFDQLYPARLDWLIEGLPVGKSDLKSLLHIAKTNLPYLFRYAYYRDKVKVEFYSDFEVTLDTPAMTADEFFHLVSAQLPSPWRIMVLPGYVVMYPKALTSESARKYYIEGESFAPDDLI
- a CDS encoding DNA cytosine methyltransferase is translated as MPELREERHEVGTCVELFAGGGGLAMAVHAAGFRPLLVNEYAKRACESLKNNPPDPDEPEKRWPLIPGDVRDIDFTDLVTDEVDVLAGGPPCQPFSLGGVHKGMEDERNMFPQMFRAIREMRPKAVICENVRGLLRPSFKPYFKYILNEMRLPFVQRDKDDSTWEDHNDILEKLIANDSVELSERYDVKEMEVNAADYGVPQIRNRVIIVAFRADLGVDWEEFMPKETHSEESMIHSMREGGPYWTERHKNVPADVRKRVIANLPKLDYENKKTKAKLELKPWLTLRDAIAGIDENEGKPLPYVTEAAVKDKLSVGDIADHIGWPGARTYAGHTPNVLDRPAKTVKAGVHGVPGGESVMQLDDVNFVNAGGGNGYRYMTVRETARVMTFPDRWILDGPRGEKMRQLGNAVPVKLGAAFSKAVANALKSVGALEDPEKRK
- a CDS encoding very short patch repair endonuclease, whose protein sequence is MSRDARAAEQDRAAGGRLTRAVDIGKGRYARASVALRLYRSTRRIRAYLRWSQEGETHERYVGEVDAATRAANLAQAWEIAHAAGYVTTETVPPQSWASSPASRAVMSANKGRDTKPEKLLRSVLHRHGLRYRVGVRPIPDLRRTADVVFTKARVAVFVDGCYWHGCPEHHRPAKKGAAFWQEKIAGNRARDAETNEALRKAGWLVVRVWEHEDPQQAAQQVIEAVRSREKAPLSVDDQG